Proteins from a genomic interval of Phocoena phocoena chromosome 20, mPhoPho1.1, whole genome shotgun sequence:
- the CAPN12 gene encoding LOW QUALITY PROTEIN: calpain-12 (The sequence of the model RefSeq protein was modified relative to this genomic sequence to represent the inferred CDS: inserted 2 bases in 1 codon; substituted 1 base at 1 genomic stop codon), producing MTCGSKRITIQLVNQEAGPGTKGPKPSRGQNYKAIRAACLDEGILFRDYDELGPDLEKAKGVEWKRPHEFCAKPQFICEDMSGTDMCQGSLGNSWFLAAAASITLYPRLLSQVVSPGQGFQDGYAGVFRFQGWRWEAEPRPLPCWVDVVVDDRLPVREGKLMFVCSDQRNEFWDPLLEKAYAKLHGSYEVMXGGHMNEAFVDFTGSVGEVLYLRQDTPGLFSTLCHALAKGSLVGATALSDRGEYHTEDGLVKGHAYSITGTHKVSRGFTNVCLLQLRSPQGRVEWPGAWSDRCPCWDVLPAEWRDALLVKKEDGEFWMELQDFLCHFATNQVCSLSPEVLVRSPAGGSRHIHTFQGRWVRGFNSGRGQPRAETFWAHPQFLLMLLEPDEEDKGPWEGWGAAGARGPXTGGRTPKCTVLLSPNQRNRRRLRAQGLTYLTVGFHVLQIPEELLGLWDSPSSRALLRGLLRAERSPFCARRDVSLRPGHYLVVPSAARAAGDEVDFTLRVFSERRHTAVEIDDVISVDLRALMVPYVPLELEMEQLFQELAGEEEELNAPQLQTLLSIALEPARAHARTPREIGLRTWEQLLQRFGHGRSLDLYHFQQLWGHLLEWQATFDKFDEDASGTMNSYELRLALNAAQRRPPPGFHLNNQLTQALTSRYRDSRLRVDFKHLASCVAQLICIFRHCSQHLDGGEGVVCLTHRQGEGEILLAH from the exons ATGACGTGTGGCAGCAAGAGAATCACCATCCAGCTGGTGAACCAGGAGGCAGGGCCTGGAACCAAGGGCCCAAAGCCCTCTCGGGGCCAGAACTACAAAGCAATCCGAGCAGCCTGCCTGGATGAGGGGATCCTGTTCCGAGACTATGACGAGCTGGGGCCCGACTTGGAGAAGGCCAAAGGGGTGGAATGGAAGAGGCCCCAT GAGTTTTGCGCTAAGCCCCAGTTCATCTGTGAGGACATGAGTGGAACAGACATGTGTCAGGGGAGTCTGG GTAACAGCTGGTTTCTTGCAGCCGCTGCCTCCATCACCCTGTACCCACGACTCCTGTCCCAGGTGGTCTCCCCGGGACAGGGCTTCCAAGATGGCTACGCAGGCGTCTTCCGCTTCCAG GGTTGGAGGTGGGAAGCTgagcccaggcccctcccctgctGGGTGGACGTCGTGGTGGACGACAGGCTGCCTGTGCGTGAGGGGAAGCTGATGTTCGTGTGCTCGGATCAGAGGAACGAGTTCTGGGACCCACTCCTGGAAAAGGCCTACGCCAA GCTCCACGGCTCCTATGAGGTGATGTGAGGCGGCCACATGAATGAGGCTTTCGTGGACTTCACAGGCAGTGTGGGCGAGGTGCTCTACCTGAGGCAGGACACTCCAGGCCTCTTCTCTACCCTGTGCCATGCCCTGGCCAAGGGGTCCCTCGTGGGAGCCACTGCCCTG AGTGATCGGGGCGAGTACCATACAGAAGACGGGCTGGTGAAGGGACATGCATATTCAATCACAGGCACACACAAG GTGTCACGGGGCTTCACCAACGTGTGTCTGCTGCAGCTGCGGAGCCCACAGGGCCGAGTGGAGTGGCCTGGGGCCTGGAGTGATAG ATGCCCATGCTGGGACGTGCTCCCCGCTGAGTGGCGAGATGCCTTGCTGGTGAAAAAGGAGGATGGTGAGTTCTG GATGGAGCTGCAGGACTTCCTCTGCCACTTCGCCACCAACCAGGTCTGCTCGCTGAGCCCTGAGGTGCTGGTCCGCAGCCCGGCTGGAGGCAGCAGGCACATCCACACCTTCCAAGGCCGCTGGGTACGCGGCTTCAACTCTGGCCGGGGCCAGCCTCGTGCCG AAACCTTCTGGGCTCACCCCCAGTTCCTGCTGATGCTGCTGGAGCCTGACGAGGAGGACAAGGGGCCCTGGGAGGGCTGGGGGGCAGCAGGGGCGCGGGGCCC CACTGGGGGGCGCACTCCCAAATGCACTGTGCTTCTGTCACCCAACCAGCGCAACCGGCGGCGCCTGAGGGCCCAGGGCCTCACATACCTGACCGTGGGCTTCCACGTGCTCCAG ATCCCAGAGGAG CTGCTGGGACTGTGGGACTCCCCAAGCAGTCGCGCGCTCTTGCGGGGCCTGCTGCGCGCCGAACGCTCGCCCTTCTGTGCCCGCCGCGACGTGAGCCTGCGCCCCGGCCACTATCTGGTGGTACCCAG TGCCGCCCGTGCCGCCGGCGACGAGGTCGACTTCACGCTGCGCGTGTTCTCCGAGCGCCGCCACACCGCAGT GGAGATAGATGATGTGATCAGCGTCGACCTGCGTGCCCTCATG GTCCCCTACGTTCCCCTGGAGCTAGAGATGGAGCAGCTGTTTCAGGAGCTGGCAGGAGAG GAGGAAGAACTCAATGCCCCTCAGCTCCAGACCTTATTAAGCATTGCCCTGGAGCCTG ccaGGGCCCACGCACGGACTCCCAGAGAAATCGGGCTCAGGACCTGGGAGCAGCTGCTGCAGCGTTTTGGG CATGGGCGAAGCCTCGACCTGTACCACTTCCAGCAGCTCTGGGGCCACCTGCTGGAGTGGCAG GCCACATTTGACAAGTTCGATGAGGACGCCTCTGGAACCATGAACTCCTATGAACTGAGGCTGGCCCTGAACGCA GCTCAGAGGCGGCCTCCCCCGGGCTTCCACCTGAACAACCAGCTGACCCAGGCCCTCACTAGCCGCTACCGGGACAGCCGTCTGCGCGTGGACTTCAAGCACTTGGCGTCCTGCGTGGCCCAGCTCATCTGCATCTTCC GCCACTGCAGCCAGCACCTGGATGGGGGCGAGGGGGTCGTCTGCCTGACCCACAGACAG ggggagggggagatccTCCTGGCCCACTga
- the LOC136140246 gene encoding galectin-7-like produces the protein MQLPSLPLQGPGSYSCPSCVVRGLEGGWDACEAVDQKLPYRTSLANGFEVGTMMRIRGVVPKNADRFYINLLCSDDPDSEIVLHFNPRLDESSVVLNTRKCGEWGLEELGFGPAFQRGESFDMLLIAKKEGFKVVIGDTEYHHYRYRISPERAFWFEVGGDVQPELVKIF, from the exons ATGCAGCTGCCCAGCCTCCCTCTCCAAGGCCCTGGCTCCTACAGCTGCCCTAGCTGTGTGGTCAGGGGCCTGGAGGGAGGCTGGGACGCCTGCGAGGCTGTGGATCAG AAGTTGCCCTACAGGACCTCCCTGGCCAACGGCTTCGAAGTCGGCACCATGATGAGAATTCGTGGTGTTGTCCCCAAAAATGCTGACAG GTTCTACATAAACCTGCTGTGCAGTGACGACCCAGACAGTGAGATCGTCCTGCATTTCAACCCCCGGCTGGATGAATCCTCGGTGGTCTTGAACACCCGGAAGTGCGGCGAGTGGGGCTTAGAGGAGCTCGGCTTTGGCCCTGCCTTCCAGCGTGGGGAGTCCTTCGATATGCTCCTCATTGCCAAAAAAGAAGGCTTCAAG GTTGTGATCGGGGACACGGAATACCACCACTACCGCTACCGGATCTCACCAGAGCGCGCGTTCTGGTTCGAAGTGGGCGGGGACGTGCAGCCGGAGTTGGTGAAGATCTTCTGA
- the LOC136140245 gene encoding galectin-7-like, whose protein sequence is MQLPSLPLRGPGSSSCPSCVVRGLEGGWDACEAVDQKLPYRTSLAKSFEVGTVLRIRGVVPKNADRFYINLLCSDDPDSEIVLHFNPRLDESSVVFNTMECSAWGSEERGGSPTFQRGESFELHLIAKKEGFKVVVGDSDYHQFSYRLPPERALWMEVGGDVQPELVKIF, encoded by the exons ATGCAGCTGCCCAGCCTCCCTCTCCGAGGCCCTGGCTCCTCCAGCTGCCCTAGCTGTGTGGTCAGGGGCCTGGAGGGAGGCTGGGACGCCTGCGAGGCTGTGGATCAG AAGTTGCCCTACAGGACCTCCCTGGCCAAGAGCTTCGAAGTCGGCACCGTGTTGAGAATTCGTGGTGTTGTCCCCAAAAATGCTGACAG GTTCTACATAAACCTGCTGTGCAGTGACGACCCAGACAGTGAGATCGTCCTGCATTTCAACCCCCGGCTGGATGAATCCTCGGTGGTCTTCAACACCATGGAGTGCAGCGCCTGGGGCTCAGAGGAGCGCGGCGGTAGCCCTACCTTCCAGCGTGGGGAGTCCTTCGAACTGCACCTCATTGCCAAAAAAGAAGGCTTCAAG GTTGTGGTCGGGGACTCGGATTACCACCAGTTCAGCTACCGGCTCCCACCAGAGCGCGCGCTCTGGATGGAAGTGGGCGGGGACGTGCAGCCGGAGTTGGTGAAGATCTTCTGA